One Streptomyces sp. NBC_00223 genomic window carries:
- a CDS encoding phage holin family protein has translation MKNFIVKTLANAGALGVAIWLIKDITLSGGSTGHKVLTLVLVALVFGVVNWLVKPIVKVLSFPLFILTLGLITLVVNALMLMLTSWLSGKLNLDFHVQGFWTAVVGALIVSIVSWALHVVLPDDE, from the coding sequence ATGAAGAATTTCATCGTCAAGACCCTGGCGAACGCCGGTGCCCTCGGGGTGGCCATCTGGCTCATCAAGGACATCACGCTCAGTGGTGGTTCCACCGGGCACAAAGTCCTCACCCTCGTCCTGGTCGCCCTCGTCTTCGGCGTCGTGAACTGGCTGGTCAAGCCCATAGTGAAGGTATTGTCCTTCCCCCTGTTCATTCTCACCCTGGGCCTGATCACCCTGGTGGTGAACGCCCTGATGCTGATGCTCACCTCCTGGCTGTCCGGCAAGCTCAACCTGGACTTCCACGTCCAGGGCTTCTGGACCGCGGTGGTCGGCGCGCTGATCGTCAGCATCGTCTCCTGGGCGCTGCACGTCGTACTGCCGGACGACGAGTGA
- a CDS encoding YibE/F family protein: MDSPQAHEPGHGRSPHGHSHSHSHGPVPPVSQHLRKVIAAVLVPFAAAVVVGLVVLWPGGTPHHGRTGVGFDQQTRQGKVTRVVDVSCKAVNAAPSETSGVRSDACQKATIEVESGPDKGKTFTEIVQPDQTRRYSTGEGVVLAYAPNAPPELRYSVTDVDRGFPLALLAGIFALAVVVVGRLRGLMALIALAISFAILTLFILPAILRGDNPLLVAVVGGSAIMLIALYMCHGLNARTSVAVLGTLFSLVLIGVLGSVFISWARLTGNTSEETGLIHTLYPGIEIRGVLLAGVIIGSLGVLDDVTVTQVAAVWELKDADPDAHWRKLYGSGMRIGRDHIASVVNTLVLAYAGAALPLLLLFSIARSGVLRVASSELVAEEIVRTLVGSIGLVASVPLTTALAALVVSADRRPAGGSAPVPGGGGHRRRAK; the protein is encoded by the coding sequence GTGGACTCCCCCCAAGCTCACGAGCCCGGCCACGGCCGGAGCCCGCACGGCCACAGCCACAGTCACAGCCACGGGCCGGTGCCGCCGGTCTCCCAGCATCTGCGGAAGGTCATCGCCGCGGTCCTGGTGCCGTTCGCCGCCGCGGTGGTCGTCGGACTGGTCGTGCTGTGGCCCGGGGGCACTCCCCACCACGGCCGCACCGGGGTCGGCTTCGACCAGCAGACCCGGCAGGGCAAGGTCACCCGGGTCGTCGACGTGTCCTGCAAGGCGGTGAACGCGGCGCCGTCCGAGACGTCCGGCGTCAGGAGCGACGCCTGCCAGAAGGCGACGATCGAGGTCGAGTCGGGTCCTGACAAGGGAAAGACGTTCACCGAGATCGTCCAACCGGACCAGACCCGCCGCTACAGCACGGGGGAGGGCGTCGTCCTGGCGTACGCGCCCAACGCTCCCCCGGAGCTGCGCTATTCGGTCACCGATGTGGACCGCGGCTTCCCGCTCGCCCTGCTGGCGGGCATCTTCGCGCTGGCGGTCGTCGTGGTGGGGCGGCTGCGCGGGCTGATGGCGCTGATCGCGCTGGCGATCTCGTTCGCGATCCTGACCCTGTTCATCCTCCCGGCGATCCTGCGCGGGGACAATCCGCTGCTGGTCGCGGTGGTGGGCGGAAGCGCGATCATGCTCATCGCGCTCTACATGTGCCACGGCCTCAACGCCCGTACGTCCGTGGCGGTGCTGGGCACGCTGTTCTCACTGGTCCTGATCGGGGTGCTCGGCTCGGTCTTCATCTCCTGGGCGCGGCTGACCGGCAACACCTCGGAAGAGACCGGGCTGATCCACACCCTCTACCCGGGTATCGAGATCAGGGGCGTACTGCTGGCCGGTGTGATCATCGGCTCGCTGGGGGTGCTGGACGATGTCACGGTCACCCAGGTCGCGGCCGTGTGGGAGCTCAAGGACGCGGACCCCGACGCCCACTGGCGCAAGCTCTACGGGTCCGGCATGCGGATCGGCCGCGACCACATCGCCTCGGTGGTCAACACCCTGGTGCTGGCGTACGCGGGCGCCGCGCTCCCGCTGCTGCTGCTCTTCTCGATCGCGCGCAGCGGAGTGCTGAGGGTGGCCAGCAGCGAACTGGTCGCCGAGGAGATCGTGCGCACCCTCGTGGGCAGCATCGGCCTGGTGGCCTCGGTGCCGCTGACGACCGCGCTGGCGGCTCTCGTCGTCAGCGCGGACCGGCGTCCGGCGGGCGGGTCCGCCCCGGTGCCGGGTGGCGGCGGTCACCGGCGCCGGGCGAAGTGA
- a CDS encoding cystathionine gamma-lyase, protein MTAGATGGTDEGRGDSTRSVHAGRPPATAYEPSLPGPVFVSHYHLPGEAAGPYTYGRDENPTWERLERAISELEAPGDPSVTTLTFASGMAAVAAVLLSQVRAGQTVVLPSDSYQATRSLQERLESYGVEVRLAPTAGDAQLAALEGARLLWLETPSNPELDVCDIRRLAEAAHARGALVAVDNTLATPLGQRPLDLGADFSVASGTKALSGHGDLLLGYVTTRDAELTAGVRKWRKTVGAIPGPMEAWLAHRSLATLALRVDRQAANALALAGALLERPEVTGVRHPGLPIDPSHQVAARQMRRFGSVVSFTLPDRAHAERFLGALRLTSEATSFGSVQSTAERRARWGGDAVEPGFIRFSVGVEDAADIVADVLRALDEAAGV, encoded by the coding sequence GTGACGGCCGGGGCGACGGGGGGCACAGACGAAGGCCGCGGCGACAGCACCCGCAGCGTGCACGCGGGGCGGCCACCGGCCACCGCGTACGAACCCTCGCTGCCGGGTCCCGTCTTCGTCTCGCACTATCACCTGCCGGGCGAGGCAGCCGGCCCGTACACCTACGGCCGGGACGAGAATCCGACCTGGGAGCGGCTGGAGCGGGCCATCTCGGAGCTGGAGGCGCCGGGCGACCCCTCGGTCACCACGCTGACCTTCGCCTCCGGGATGGCCGCGGTCGCCGCGGTGCTGCTCTCCCAGGTGCGCGCCGGGCAGACGGTCGTCCTGCCGTCGGACTCGTACCAGGCGACGCGTTCGCTCCAGGAGCGCCTGGAGTCGTACGGCGTCGAGGTGCGGCTCGCGCCGACCGCGGGCGACGCGCAGCTCGCGGCGCTTGAGGGCGCCCGGCTGCTGTGGCTGGAGACCCCGTCCAACCCCGAACTCGATGTGTGCGACATCCGGCGGCTGGCCGAGGCCGCCCACGCGCGCGGCGCGCTGGTCGCCGTGGACAACACCCTCGCCACCCCGCTCGGCCAGCGGCCGCTCGACCTCGGCGCGGACTTCTCCGTGGCCAGCGGCACCAAGGCGCTCAGCGGCCACGGAGACCTGCTGCTCGGGTACGTGACCACGCGGGACGCCGAACTGACCGCCGGGGTACGCAAGTGGCGCAAGACGGTCGGCGCGATCCCCGGGCCGATGGAGGCGTGGCTGGCACACCGCTCGCTGGCGACGCTGGCGCTGCGCGTGGACCGGCAGGCGGCCAACGCGCTGGCGCTCGCGGGCGCGTTGCTCGAACGTCCCGAGGTGACGGGGGTACGCCATCCCGGGCTGCCGATCGACCCCTCGCACCAGGTGGCGGCGCGGCAGATGCGGCGCTTCGGCAGCGTGGTGTCGTTCACCCTGCCCGACCGGGCGCACGCCGAACGCTTCCTGGGTGCGCTGCGGCTCACCTCGGAGGCGACGAGCTTCGGCAGCGTGCAGTCCACCGCCGAGCGACGGGCGCGGTGGGGCGGCGACGCGGTCGAACCGGGCTTCATCCGCTTCTCGGTGGGGGTCGAGGACGCGGCGGACATCGTGGCCGATGTGCTGCGTGCGCTGGACGAGGCTGCGGGCGTCTGA
- a CDS encoding cupin domain-containing protein, giving the protein MKVFRLDDLDAERAANEGAYLRFLREPRMSAGLYALKAGETDPQTPHAQDEIYFVVSGRAAITVGDETTTVARGGVVYVPAGTPHRFHHITEDLRVMVVFSPPEP; this is encoded by the coding sequence ATGAAGGTGTTCCGGCTGGACGACCTGGACGCGGAACGGGCCGCGAACGAGGGCGCGTACCTCCGCTTTCTCCGCGAACCGCGGATGTCGGCCGGGCTGTACGCGCTCAAGGCCGGCGAGACGGACCCGCAGACGCCGCACGCCCAGGACGAGATCTACTTCGTGGTCAGCGGCCGGGCCGCGATCACCGTCGGCGACGAGACGACCACCGTCGCGCGCGGCGGCGTCGTCTATGTGCCCGCGGGCACACCGCACCGCTTCCACCACATCACCGAGGACCTCAGGGTCATGGTGGTCTTCTCGCCCCCGGAACCCTAA
- a CDS encoding DUF5326 family protein, with product MGKLLKSLPWWVKWIGIPVIALVVFGGLVASLISIVVGLLFKVLVFVILVGALVFVVKRVTSGGSGSKRDW from the coding sequence ATGGGAAAACTGCTGAAGAGCCTGCCGTGGTGGGTGAAGTGGATCGGTATCCCGGTCATCGCGCTGGTGGTCTTCGGCGGACTGGTCGCGAGCCTGATCAGCATCGTGGTGGGCCTGCTCTTCAAGGTGCTGGTCTTCGTCATCCTGGTCGGCGCCCTGGTCTTCGTGGTGAAACGCGTCACGTCCGGAGGCTCGGGCTCCAAGCGCGACTGGTGA